A window of Gambusia affinis linkage group LG03, SWU_Gaff_1.0, whole genome shotgun sequence contains these coding sequences:
- the LOC122828183 gene encoding myosin-3-like, with translation MEKQMKEFLKEETKCQEDGLKNSLNQDARNSFEEEVNRLKTLLHGERAKFIEEHQRANDLEEELRSVKQKLEKYELNGNNFDRCSEAKNGTNELQMENKALQEVLAKLETDMTNLAEQVGTLQEELEVEKTKTNKSFFQILKGQTPAQTTEMKKALSLLRKTSEEKERHLTEELKKMTNSYQDLLSNHDTSVKALGQKVETLQMKLSENEEAHAKVLKINQMLYSDLESENEALHGRLSSLQNASREKETSLQRELDQMKEENMELTKKFKTDVLTLKTRICSLERELKDDKEAHDEMANINKLLYAELQMENETLHQKMAATRDASKETERCIQKELDQVKDATLEMVQKFEIDILALREKIQTMEQEHRDERYRHAEVEIRNGKRAKFLHAEKNLLQKELDEVKRKLFLNEVKYKEELDALTAEFERQIAHNRQISEELKKKDQEIAEAKAPPPVKKSLVKKFRHALGLRKPEKWKRQKEENVLHCSC, from the coding sequence ATGGAGAAACAGATGAAGGAATTCCTCAAAGAGGAAACTAAATGCCAGGAAGACGGACTGAAGAACAGTCTAAATCAGGATGCCCGTAATTCTTTTGAGGAGGAGGTTAACAGACTGAAGACTCTCTTGCATGGAGAAAGAGCCAAATTCATCGAGGAGCACCAGAGAGCAAATGATTTGGAAGAGGAACTGCGCAgtgtaaaacagaaactggaaaaatatgagcttaatggaaacaacttTGACAGATGCAGTGAGGCAAAAAATGGAACGAATGAActtcaaatggaaaataagGCCCTCCAAGAAGTTCTCGCCAAACTTGAAACTGACATGACTAATCTAGCAGAACAGGTGGGTACGTTACAGGAAGAGCTGGaggtagaaaaaacaaagacaaacaagagTTTTTTTCAGATCCTTAAAGGTCAAACTCCAGCTCAGACAACAGAAATGAAGAAGGCCTTGTCACTGCTGAGGAAGACGTCTGAAGAGAAGGAGAGGCATCTGACAGAAGAGCTGAAAAAGATGACCAATTCCTACCAAGACTTACTATCGAACCATGATACTTCTGTTAAAGCCCTGGGACAAAAGGTGGAGACATTGCAGATGAAGCTGAGTGAGAATGAAGAAGCTCATGCTAAGGTTTTGAAAATCAACCAGATGCTATATTCAGATTTGGAATCGGAAAATGAGGCACTTCATGGACGATTGTCATCTCTGCAAAACgccagcagagagaaagagacttCTCTCCAGAGAGAACTGGAtcaaatgaaagaggaaaacatggaaTTGACCAAAAAATTCAAGACAGATGTTTTAACACTTAAAACACGGATATGTTCACTGGAGCGGGAGCTGAAAGATGACAAAGAAGCTCACGATGAGATGGCGAACATTAACAAACTGCTTTATGCAGAATTGCAGATGGAGAATGAAACGCTTCATCAAAAAATGGCTGCAACGCGAGATGCTtccaaagagacagagagatgcATCCAGAAAGAGCTGGACCAAGTCAAAGATGCGACTCTGGAAATGGTCCAAAAATTCGAAATTGATATTTTAGCCCTTAGGGAGAAAATACAAACGATGGAGCAGGAACATAGAGATGAAAGATATCGACATGCCGAGGTTGAGATAAGGAACGGGAAGAGGGCAAAATTCCTCCACGCTGAGAAGAACCTGCTGCAAAAGGAGCTGGACGAAGTTAAACGGAAGCTCTTCTTAAACgaagtaaaatataaagaagaaCTGGATGCATTAACTGCTGAATTTGAACGGCAAATTGCACACAATCGCCAGATCTCAGAGGAGCTAAAAAAGAAGGATCAGGAGATTGCAGAGGCAAAGGCTCCCCCACCAGTGAAGAAGTCGTTAGTGAAAAAGTTTCGCCATGCTCTGGGTttgagaaaaccagaaaaatggaagagacagaaggaagaaaatgtgttaCACTGTTCATGTTAA